One region of Glycine max cultivar Williams 82 chromosome 9, Glycine_max_v4.0, whole genome shotgun sequence genomic DNA includes:
- the LOC100775210 gene encoding short-chain dehydrogenase reductase 2a: MCVYISTGFALVTPRTHSFLNPLCFSCLSLSPFAPSLVSTMIVMSEKPLQGVPPQITDTTFSPSSKRLEGKVAIVTGGARGIGEATVRVFVKHGAKVVIADVEDAAGGMLAETLSPSATYVHCDVSIEKEVENLISSTISRYGHLDIMFNNAGVLGNQSKNKSIVNFDPDEFDKVMCVNVKGVALGIKHAARVMIPRGVGCIVSTSSVAGVMGGLGPHAYTASKHAIVGITKNTACELGRYGIRVNCISPFGVATSMLVNAWKPCGDGDDEGINFGVPFPEEVEKIEEFVRGLANLRGPTLRALDIAQAALYLASDESKYVSGHNLVVDGGVTSSRNCIGL, encoded by the exons atgtgtgtatatatatctaCTGGTTTTGCGCTTGTAACACCACGTACTCATTCATTTCTCAATCCCCTCTGCTTCTCCTGTCTGTCTCTCTCTCCTTTTGCTCCCTCACTAGTCTCAACCATGATTGTAATGTCTGAGAAACCTCTTCAGGGAGTTCCTCCACAGATCACAGACACCACTTTTTCCCCTTCATCTAAAAG ACTGGAAGGCAAAGTTGCTATAGTAACTGGGGGTGCCAGGGGCATAGGTGAAGCAACCGTGAGAGTTTTTGTGAAGCATGGTGCAAAGGTGGTGATTGCTGATGTTGAAGATGCAGCCGGAGGCATGCTAGCAGAGACACTATCTCCTTCAGCAACCTATGTCCACTGTGATGTCAGCATTGAAAAAGAGGTTGAAAACTTGATTAGTTCCACCATTTCTCGCTATGGACACCTTGACATCATGTTCAACAATGCTGGGGTGCTAGGGAACCAGTCCAAGAACAAGAGCATTGTCAACTTTGACCCTGATGAGTTTGACAAAGTGATGTGTGTGAATGTGAAGGGTGTGGCCTTAGGGATCAAGCATGCTGCAAGGGTGATGATTCCAAGAGGGGTAGGGTGCATCGTCTCAACTTCTAGTGTTGCTGGGGTCATGGGGGGGCTTGGACCACATGCCTACACTGCCTCAAAGCATGCCATAGTTGGGATTACAAAGAACACTGCTTGTGAGTTGGGGAGGTATGGGATTAGGGTCAATTGCATTTCACCATTTGGGGTGGCCACTTCCATGCTTGTGAATGCATGGAAGCCTTGtggtgatggtgatgatgaGGGCATTAATTTCGGGGTGCCCTTCCCAGAGGAGGTGGAGAAGATTGAGGAGTTTGTTAGAGGGCTTGCCAACTTGAGAGGACCAACTTTGAGGGCTTTGGACATTGCTCAGGCTGCTCTTTATCTTGCTAGTGATGAATCTAAGTATGTTAGTGGTCATAATCTTGTTGTGGATGGTGGAGTCACTTCCTCAAGAAATTGTATTGGACTGtaa